The Serratia rhizosphaerae genome has a segment encoding these proteins:
- a CDS encoding NAD(P)/FAD-dependent oxidoreductase codes for MEQFDVVVIGAGAAGMFCAAQAGQQGCRVLLLDNGKKPGRKILMSGGGRCNFTNMYAEPAAYLSNNPHFCKSALARYTQWDFIDLINRYGVAYHEKTLGQLFCDDSAQQVVDLLVKECELGQVTLRLRSEVLQVEKHDDGFELTLNGEKVSARSLVVASGGLSMPGLGASPFGYKLAEQFGLNVLPTRAGLVPFTLHKPLLEQSQTLSGVSVPASVTAADGTLFREAILFTHRGLSGPAVLQISSYWQPGEYVSVNLLPDLDLAGFLDQQSQAHPNQSLKNTLALHLPKRLVEFLQTLGQLPEATLKQLTPAQQAELVNSLQQWRVQPNGTEGYRTAEVTLGGVDTRELSSKTMEARKVPGLYFIGEVVDVSGWLGGYNFQWAWSSAWACAQALAAAQGQ; via the coding sequence GTGGAACAGTTTGATGTAGTCGTTATCGGCGCGGGCGCGGCGGGAATGTTTTGTGCGGCGCAGGCAGGGCAGCAGGGTTGCCGGGTGCTGCTGCTCGACAACGGCAAAAAGCCGGGGCGTAAAATTCTGATGTCGGGCGGCGGACGCTGTAACTTCACCAATATGTACGCCGAACCGGCGGCCTACCTGTCCAATAATCCCCACTTCTGCAAATCCGCGCTGGCGCGCTACACCCAGTGGGATTTTATCGACCTGATTAACCGCTACGGCGTGGCTTACCATGAGAAAACGTTGGGGCAGTTGTTTTGCGACGACTCGGCGCAACAGGTGGTCGATCTGCTGGTGAAAGAGTGCGAGCTGGGCCAGGTCACGCTACGCCTGCGCAGTGAAGTGCTGCAGGTGGAAAAACACGACGACGGCTTTGAACTGACGCTGAATGGCGAGAAAGTAAGCGCACGCTCACTTGTGGTGGCCAGCGGTGGACTTTCCATGCCGGGGCTGGGTGCTTCACCGTTCGGCTATAAGCTGGCTGAACAGTTCGGTCTTAATGTGTTGCCTACCCGCGCCGGTCTGGTGCCCTTTACCCTGCATAAGCCGCTGCTGGAGCAATCACAAACGTTGTCCGGCGTTTCGGTGCCGGCCAGCGTGACGGCGGCGGACGGTACGCTGTTCCGGGAAGCCATCTTGTTTACCCATCGCGGCCTGTCCGGCCCGGCGGTGTTGCAGATTTCCAGCTACTGGCAGCCTGGTGAGTATGTGAGTGTTAACTTACTTCCTGACCTCGATCTGGCAGGCTTCCTGGATCAGCAGAGTCAGGCTCACCCTAACCAGAGCTTGAAAAATACGCTGGCGCTGCATCTGCCGAAGCGTCTGGTTGAGTTTTTGCAAACCCTGGGACAGTTGCCAGAAGCGACCCTGAAGCAACTGACCCCGGCTCAGCAGGCCGAGCTGGTGAACAGCCTGCAGCAATGGCGGGTGCAACCCAATGGTACGGAAGGTTACCGCACGGCTGAAGTGACGCTGGGCGGCGTAGATACCCGCGAGCTGTCCTCCAAGACCATGGAGGCGCGCAAGGTGCCGGGGCTGTACTTTATCGGCGAAGTAGTGGA